A window of the Methanoregula sp. UBA64 genome harbors these coding sequences:
- a CDS encoding aspartate kinase: EIWIWTDVDGIMTSDPRVINDARVLTSVSYIEVMELSYFGAKVMHPRSIDPAMRKNILVRVKNTFNPTYPGTMIVRNGHRDNRVVKALTYIDKVASININGAQMIGRPGVAKMIFSALADKAVNVMMITQGSSEANISLIVDESHLDAAVESLEFLVKDGIVREVSHNRDVCAVAVVGAGMAGAAGTGGRIFTALGAAGVNVMMISQGSSEANISFVVKQEDGPRAVRVLHDEFRLSEESE; this comes from the coding sequence ACGAGATCTGGATCTGGACCGATGTGGACGGCATCATGACCTCCGACCCGCGGGTGATTAACGATGCCCGGGTCTTAACGAGCGTCTCCTACATCGAGGTCATGGAGCTCTCGTACTTCGGCGCAAAGGTCATGCACCCGCGCTCGATCGATCCGGCCATGCGCAAAAACATCCTTGTCCGGGTAAAAAACACCTTCAACCCGACCTACCCGGGCACGATGATCGTAAGAAACGGCCACCGGGACAACCGGGTGGTAAAGGCGCTCACCTACATCGACAAGGTTGCGTCCATCAACATCAACGGCGCCCAGATGATCGGCAGGCCCGGGGTTGCAAAGATGATCTTCTCGGCTCTTGCCGACAAGGCCGTGAACGTGATGATGATAACGCAGGGGTCGAGCGAGGCGAACATCTCGCTCATCGTTGACGAGTCGCACCTCGACGCGGCGGTAGAGTCGCTCGAATTTCTCGTCAAAGACGGGATCGTCCGCGAGGTCTCGCACAACCGGGATGTCTGTGCGGTCGCCGTGGTCGGCGCCGGCATGGCAGGCGCGGCCGGGACGGGCGGGCGGATCTTCACGGCGCTCGGGGCAGCCGGCGTGAACGTGATGATGATCTCGCAGGGGTCGAGCGAGGCTAACATCTCCTTTGTGGTAAAGCAGGAGGACGGCCCGCGGGCGGTCCGCGTGCTCCACGACGAATTCAGGCTCTCGGAGGAAAGCGAATGA
- the purM gene encoding phosphoribosylformylglycinamidine cyclo-ligase produces MTQSEYSKAGVDIDLEATAIKALIKNLSYRRKGNYTMLGNVGHFAGLIDFGPKALALTTDGVGTKMLVADKVGDWSTVGIDCIAMNVNDLYVMHMEPVAFVDYIATDRLSIEQMAQIGIGLNEGAKQANIDIVGGETASLKGLINGLDLAGTCFGIQDKQKIVTGEKIRPGDKIVGVPSTGIHSNGLSLARRVVEQHADYDEKLSNGKTIARELLTPTRIYHESLAVADACTVHGMCHVTGGGLLNFLRLSKFGFRFDNPLTPPEIFRWIEETGKISKVEMYRTFNMGMGYSYVVPADAADKVTAMVPGARVVGEVIEKPGAWLGDMQVT; encoded by the coding sequence ATGACACAAAGCGAATACAGCAAGGCCGGTGTGGATATCGATCTCGAAGCAACGGCAATCAAGGCGCTCATCAAAAACCTGAGCTACCGGCGGAAGGGCAACTACACGATGCTCGGGAACGTGGGCCACTTTGCGGGTCTCATCGATTTTGGGCCAAAGGCGCTCGCGCTCACTACCGACGGCGTGGGGACAAAGATGCTCGTTGCCGACAAGGTCGGGGACTGGAGCACGGTGGGGATCGACTGCATTGCGATGAACGTGAACGATCTCTACGTGATGCATATGGAGCCGGTCGCGTTCGTGGACTACATTGCCACCGACCGGCTCTCGATTGAGCAGATGGCGCAGATCGGGATCGGCCTCAACGAGGGCGCAAAGCAGGCGAACATCGATATCGTGGGCGGCGAGACCGCGTCCCTAAAAGGGCTCATCAACGGCCTCGATCTTGCCGGCACCTGCTTTGGCATCCAGGACAAGCAAAAGATCGTGACGGGCGAGAAGATCCGGCCCGGCGACAAGATCGTTGGCGTCCCGTCAACCGGCATCCACAGCAACGGCCTCTCGCTCGCCCGCCGGGTCGTGGAGCAGCACGCGGACTACGATGAAAAACTCAGTAACGGTAAGACAATCGCCCGCGAACTGTTGACCCCGACAAGGATCTACCACGAGAGCCTTGCAGTTGCCGATGCCTGCACGGTGCACGGCATGTGCCACGTCACGGGCGGCGGCCTGTTGAATTTCCTGCGGCTCAGCAAGTTCGGGTTCCGGTTCGACAACCCGCTCACGCCCCCGGAGATCTTCCGCTGGATCGAAGAGACCGGGAAGATCTCGAAGGTCGAGATGTACCGGACCTTCAACATGGGCATGGGATACTCCTACGTTGTCCCGGCCGATGCAGCGGACAAGGTGACCGCGATGGTGCCCGGGGCCAGAGTGGTCGGGGAAGTTATCGAGAAGCCCGGCGCATGGCTC